In Comamonadaceae bacterium OS-1, a single window of DNA contains:
- the fixJ_3 gene encoding transcriptional regulatory protein FixJ, whose product MQPVQDATVFIVDDDASVRDALSWLLRSRGLFSEGFPSAEAFETMLATGFVPRQACCLLLDVRMPGISGLALFDKLIARGLHQPMPVIFLTGHADVPTAVDAVKRGAFDFCEKPFSDNALVDRIEQALAQSALNLRAREGRQRLQTRLTELTERERDVMRLVVLGLPNKLIADQLDISVRTVEVHRGRVFDKMEVKSAVELANLLQKM is encoded by the coding sequence ATGCAACCCGTACAAGATGCCACCGTTTTCATCGTCGATGACGATGCCAGCGTGCGCGATGCGCTGTCGTGGCTGCTGCGCTCGCGCGGCCTGTTCAGCGAGGGCTTTCCCAGCGCCGAGGCCTTCGAGACCATGCTGGCCACCGGCTTTGTGCCGCGCCAGGCCTGCTGCCTGCTGCTGGACGTGCGCATGCCCGGCATCAGCGGGCTGGCGCTATTCGACAAGCTGATTGCCCGGGGGCTGCACCAGCCCATGCCGGTGATCTTTCTGACTGGCCACGCCGACGTGCCGACCGCCGTGGATGCGGTCAAGCGCGGGGCATTCGACTTCTGCGAAAAGCCGTTTTCCGACAACGCCCTGGTCGACCGCATCGAGCAGGCTCTTGCCCAGTCGGCCCTGAACCTGCGGGCCCGTGAAGGCCGCCAGCGTCTGCAAACCCGCCTGACCGAACTGACCGAGCGCGAACGCGACGTGATGCGGCTGGTGGTGCTGGGCCTGCCCAACAAGCTGATCGCCGACCAGCTTGACATCAGCGTGCGCACGGTGGAGGTGCACCGGGGCCGGGTATTCGACAAGATGGAAGTAAAGTCGGCCGTGGAATTGGCCAATTTGCTACAGAAAATGTAG
- the sasA_11 gene encoding adaptive-response sensory-kinase SasA: MLLLLALVLTTLVWLAGRFEASQVQDTLERDTAAAADDVRLGLGRNVQSLQALQFNDPSPGSWRVDAAEFVRLHRELLRVQWRRPDLTVLAQAESPFRPHAFEWLGSKNTEPDVTLACTLAKRANGPSYSGSYFLPQMDGLGLEVMEMCMPLITRGQLTGYLVATYALGDVLADMVGRQLSRSQEVSFIEPDGTRLVLHGSARRGTRVFTARQLVNLPGNTMVLRMDSWHGDPDVYPNLMTALVTLMSIALVSVTALLVKDTRRRLSAERSLADALAFRKAMEDSLLTGLRARDLQGRITYVNPAFCQMVGFAADELWGRGMPAPFWPPDLASEYQQRQEIRMAGSAPPREGFSSVFMRKDGSVFPVLVMEAPLINAQGVHTGWMSAVVDVTEQRRAEELSRTSQDRLQATARLATVGEMASLLSHELNQPLAAISSYATGSLNRLQTGGALVDTADLATAMRRIAEQVERAGKLIRSVHDFVRRRAKVREPVAPQVLLDAILPLVQLQARKLGVQVQLDVAEVLPPVLCDRSMVEQVLLNLTRNAMQAMEHPAVAERLLVLRVVQLPPPLDGWVEFSVSDRGPGIPPEVAERLFTPFFTTKDEGMGLGLSLCRTVVEQHGGSLTFMANGPQGTVFRFTLPIPE, translated from the coding sequence ATGCTGTTGTTGCTGGCGCTGGTGCTGACCACGCTGGTGTGGCTGGCCGGGCGGTTTGAAGCCAGCCAGGTACAGGACACGCTGGAGCGGGATACCGCCGCAGCGGCGGACGACGTGCGGCTGGGCCTGGGGCGCAATGTGCAAAGCCTGCAAGCCTTGCAGTTCAACGACCCCAGCCCCGGCTCCTGGCGCGTGGATGCCGCCGAGTTTGTGCGCCTGCACCGCGAGCTGCTGCGGGTGCAATGGCGGCGACCCGATTTGACGGTGTTGGCGCAGGCCGAGAGCCCGTTTCGGCCCCATGCCTTTGAGTGGTTGGGCAGCAAAAATACCGAACCCGATGTCACCCTGGCCTGCACCTTGGCCAAACGCGCCAACGGCCCCTCGTATTCCGGCAGCTATTTTTTACCGCAAATGGATGGACTGGGGCTGGAGGTGATGGAGATGTGCATGCCGCTGATCACCCGTGGGCAGCTCACGGGCTATCTGGTGGCCACTTACGCGCTGGGCGATGTGCTGGCCGACATGGTGGGCCGCCAACTCAGCCGCAGCCAGGAGGTGTCGTTTATCGAGCCCGATGGCACCCGCCTGGTACTGCACGGCTCGGCACGGCGCGGCACGCGGGTGTTTACTGCGCGGCAATTGGTCAACTTGCCCGGCAACACCATGGTGCTGCGCATGGACAGCTGGCATGGCGACCCGGATGTGTACCCCAACCTGATGACGGCGTTGGTGACCTTGATGTCGATTGCCCTGGTGTCGGTGACCGCGCTGTTGGTCAAAGACACCCGTCGGCGGCTCAGCGCCGAGCGCAGCCTGGCCGACGCGCTGGCGTTTCGCAAAGCCATGGAGGATTCGTTGCTCACCGGCTTGCGCGCCCGCGACCTGCAAGGCCGCATCACCTACGTCAACCCGGCGTTTTGCCAGATGGTGGGTTTTGCCGCCGACGAGTTGTGGGGCCGCGGCATGCCGGCGCCCTTTTGGCCGCCCGATCTGGCCAGCGAATACCAGCAGCGCCAAGAGATCCGCATGGCGGGCAGCGCACCACCCCGAGAAGGCTTCAGCTCGGTGTTCATGCGCAAGGACGGCAGCGTCTTTCCGGTGCTGGTCATGGAGGCGCCGCTGATCAATGCCCAGGGCGTGCACACCGGCTGGATGAGTGCGGTGGTCGACGTGACCGAGCAGCGCCGTGCCGAAGAGTTGTCGCGCACCAGCCAGGACCGCCTCCAGGCCACCGCCCGGCTGGCCACGGTCGGCGAAATGGCCTCGCTGTTGAGCCACGAGCTGAACCAGCCGCTGGCCGCCATCTCCAGCTACGCCACCGGTTCGCTGAACCGCTTGCAGACGGGAGGCGCGCTGGTGGACACTGCCGATCTGGCCACCGCCATGCGCCGCATTGCCGAGCAGGTGGAGCGCGCGGGCAAGCTGATCCGCAGCGTGCACGACTTTGTGCGCCGCCGGGCCAAGGTGCGCGAACCGGTGGCCCCGCAGGTACTGCTGGATGCCATCCTGCCGCTGGTGCAGTTGCAGGCCCGCAAGCTGGGCGTGCAGGTGCAGTTGGACGTAGCCGAGGTGCTGCCGCCGGTGCTGTGCGACCGCTCCATGGTCGAGCAGGTGCTGCTCAATCTGACGCGCAACGCCATGCAGGCCATGGAGCACCCCGCCGTGGCCGAGCGCTTGCTGGTGCTGCGGGTGGTGCAGCTGCCGCCGCCGCTGGACGGATGGGTCGAGTTTTCAGTGTCCGACCGGGGCCCCGGCATCCCGCCCGAGGTGGCCGAGCGCCTGTTTACGCCATTTTTCACCACCAAAGACGAAGGCATGGGCCTGGGCCTGAGCCTGTGCCGCACGGTAGTGGAGCAGCACGGTGGCTCGCTTACTTTCATGGCGAATGGGCCGCAAGGCACCGTGTTTCGGTTTACCCTGCCGATCCCAGAATGA
- the nit1 gene encoding deaminated glutathione amidase, translating into MKVAAIQMVSGTDVQANLARAAVLLAEAAASGAELAVLPEYFCLLGQRDTDKLQIQEALGTGPIQDFLAHTARQLGIWIVGGTLPLTVGDGSRVRNSTLVFDPTGTCVARYDKIHLFRFDNGQERFDESRVLEPGTEPVLFELRARDGKRWRIGLSICYDLRFPELYRRYAAQGADLLLVPSAFTHTTGQAHWELLLRARAVENLAYVLAPAQGGLHANGRRTWGHSLLVDPWGTVLAEHAEGEAVVLGTLDAARLAQCRAQLPALEHRVL; encoded by the coding sequence ATGAAAGTTGCCGCCATCCAGATGGTCTCGGGCACCGATGTACAGGCCAACCTGGCGCGCGCCGCCGTCTTGCTGGCCGAAGCCGCCGCCAGCGGTGCCGAGCTGGCGGTGCTGCCCGAGTACTTTTGCCTGCTGGGCCAGCGCGATACCGACAAGCTGCAGATCCAGGAGGCCCTGGGGACTGGCCCGATCCAGGATTTTTTGGCCCATACCGCCCGCCAGTTGGGCATCTGGATCGTGGGCGGCACCCTGCCCCTGACCGTGGGCGACGGTAGCCGGGTGCGCAACAGCACCCTGGTGTTCGATCCCACCGGCACCTGTGTGGCCCGCTACGACAAGATCCATTTGTTCCGTTTCGACAACGGGCAGGAGCGGTTTGACGAGTCGCGGGTGCTGGAGCCGGGCACCGAGCCCGTACTGTTCGAACTGCGCGCACGCGACGGTAAGCGTTGGCGCATCGGCCTGAGCATCTGCTACGACCTGCGCTTTCCCGAGCTGTACCGCCGCTACGCGGCCCAGGGCGCCGACTTGCTGTTGGTGCCCAGCGCCTTTACCCACACCACCGGCCAGGCCCATTGGGAGCTGCTGCTGCGCGCCCGCGCGGTGGAAAACCTGGCCTACGTGCTGGCCCCGGCCCAGGGCGGCCTGCATGCCAATGGCCGCCGCACCTGGGGCCACAGCCTGCTGGTGGACCCCTGGGGCACGGTGCTGGCCGAGCACGCAGAGGGCGAAGCGGTGGTGCTGGGCACCCTGGATGCCGCCCGGTTGGCGCAATGCCGCGCCCAGTTGCCCGCGCTGGAGCACCGGGTTCTGTGA
- the glnE gene encoding bifunctional glutamine synthetase adenylyltransferase/adenylyl-removing enzyme — protein MAAAPAAGPSVYGVTLLSTLTPTEPLSGHSRFVQRLRRRYASQLDLLPPGAPVRASMEATLATLRGTGLDTGAALRSLRQLVMERLVVLDCDEQAPLQVVTRAVTELAEIALDAACSHAFAQLDSQHGAPLAPDGSRAQMWVVGMGKLGARELNVSSDIDLIYVYNFDGDTAGQANMPEGRGRTSNHEYFCKAVKIIYALVGDTTEHGFVFRVDLALRPHGNSGPVAVSMDALENYLQEQGREWERFAWLKSRVVAPRSCITDASALRTVVLPFVFRRYLDYGVFDALRNLHQQIRDHSAKRSAGRPERANDVKLSRGGIREIEFTVQLLQVVRGGQFPELRTRPTLAALQRLARAGLMPQVTADALARAYTFLRRVEHRIQYLDDQQTHVLPTIDADLAWIAHSMGYPDCCAFLTELDTQRELVAQEFDTLLGGKKECKGCNGKGAKPGHSGPGDLSGAPDLAALAERLDEPLKGRLLRWSTHARVLALRDVSAARLSRLVQRTMGWLQEGSTSLDGALRWMDWIEPLLRRDHYLALLLERPSVHQRLLRLLAAAKWPARYLQQHPGVIDELAAETMLAERFDPAALEAELEARRNSLRITQEDDEETLLNLLRRAHHAELFRTLARDVEGRISVEQVADDLSALADVVLRVTARWCWQRLPSHHLDEPRFAVIGYGKLGGKELGYGSDLDIVFVHEDEDERAPEVYAQLVRKLINWLSVKTAEGDLFEIDTALRPNGNSGMLVTTLNAYASYQEGRGSNTAWTWEHQAMTRARYVLGPDDMHQRFDAVRQNVITAPRDLPALQAEIVAMRNKVRAAHPVRGDNFDVKHSTGAMVDAEFAVQYLVLAHAAQHPTLQDNVGNIALLQRAEACGLLPPGVGEAAANAYRELRKAQHQARLNEAPTQVAPPLLQNEREAVLALWKVVFG, from the coding sequence ATGGCAGCCGCGCCCGCAGCAGGCCCCTCCGTTTACGGTGTTACTTTGTTAAGCACTCTCACCCCCACCGAGCCCCTGTCCGGCCACTCGCGTTTTGTGCAGCGCCTGCGCCGCCGCTATGCCAGCCAGCTCGACCTGCTTCCCCCAGGGGCTCCGGTGCGCGCCAGCATGGAGGCCACCCTGGCCACCCTGCGCGGCACCGGCCTGGACACCGGTGCAGCCCTGCGCAGCCTGCGCCAGCTGGTGATGGAGCGCCTGGTGGTGCTGGACTGCGATGAACAAGCCCCGCTGCAGGTGGTGACCCGGGCGGTGACCGAGCTGGCCGAAATCGCCCTGGATGCCGCCTGCAGCCACGCCTTTGCGCAGCTCGACAGCCAGCACGGCGCGCCGCTGGCCCCCGACGGCAGTCGCGCCCAGATGTGGGTGGTGGGCATGGGCAAGCTGGGTGCCCGCGAACTCAATGTGTCCAGCGACATCGACCTGATCTACGTCTACAACTTTGATGGCGACACCGCAGGCCAGGCCAACATGCCCGAGGGCCGGGGCCGCACCAGCAACCACGAATACTTCTGCAAGGCCGTCAAGATCATCTACGCCCTGGTGGGCGACACCACCGAGCACGGCTTTGTGTTCCGCGTCGATCTGGCGCTGCGCCCGCACGGCAATTCCGGTCCGGTGGCGGTGTCCATGGACGCTCTGGAAAATTATCTGCAGGAGCAGGGCCGCGAATGGGAGCGCTTTGCCTGGCTCAAGAGCCGGGTGGTGGCCCCCCGCAGCTGCATCACGGATGCCAGCGCACTGCGCACCGTGGTGCTGCCGTTTGTGTTCCGCCGCTACCTGGACTACGGCGTATTCGACGCGCTGCGCAACCTGCACCAGCAGATCCGCGACCATTCGGCCAAGCGCAGTGCGGGCCGCCCCGAGCGGGCCAACGATGTCAAGCTGTCGCGCGGCGGCATCCGCGAGATCGAGTTCACCGTGCAGCTGCTGCAGGTGGTGCGCGGCGGCCAGTTTCCCGAGCTGCGCACCCGCCCCACGCTGGCCGCACTGCAGCGCCTGGCCCGCGCCGGGCTGATGCCCCAGGTGACCGCCGACGCACTGGCCCGGGCCTACACCTTTCTGCGCCGGGTCGAGCACCGCATCCAGTACCTGGACGACCAGCAAACCCATGTGCTGCCCACCATCGACGCCGACCTGGCCTGGATCGCCCACAGCATGGGCTACCCCGACTGCTGCGCCTTCCTGACCGAGCTGGACACCCAGCGCGAGCTGGTGGCGCAAGAGTTCGACACCCTGCTGGGCGGCAAAAAAGAATGCAAGGGCTGCAACGGCAAAGGCGCCAAACCCGGCCACAGCGGGCCGGGCGACCTGTCGGGCGCACCCGACCTGGCCGCACTGGCCGAGCGCCTGGACGAGCCCCTCAAGGGTCGCCTGCTGCGCTGGTCCACCCACGCCCGTGTGCTGGCCCTGCGCGATGTGTCGGCTGCCCGGCTGTCGCGGCTGGTGCAGCGCACCATGGGCTGGCTACAGGAGGGCAGCACCAGCCTGGACGGCGCATTGCGCTGGATGGACTGGATTGAACCCCTGCTGCGCCGCGACCACTACCTGGCGCTGTTGCTGGAGCGCCCCTCGGTCCACCAGCGTCTGCTGCGCCTGCTGGCCGCCGCCAAATGGCCTGCCCGCTACCTGCAACAGCACCCCGGCGTGATCGACGAACTGGCCGCCGAGACCATGTTGGCCGAGCGCTTCGACCCCGCAGCGCTGGAGGCCGAGCTGGAAGCCCGCCGCAACTCGCTGCGCATCACCCAGGAAGACGACGAAGAAACCCTGCTCAACCTGCTGCGCCGCGCCCACCACGCAGAGCTGTTCCGCACCCTGGCGCGCGACGTGGAAGGCCGCATCAGCGTCGAGCAGGTGGCCGACGACCTGAGCGCGCTGGCCGACGTGGTGCTGCGCGTCACCGCCCGCTGGTGCTGGCAGCGCCTGCCCAGCCACCACCTGGACGAACCGCGCTTTGCCGTCATCGGCTACGGCAAGCTGGGCGGCAAGGAACTGGGCTACGGCAGCGACCTGGACATCGTCTTCGTGCATGAAGACGAAGACGAACGCGCCCCCGAGGTCTACGCCCAGCTGGTGCGCAAACTCATCAACTGGCTGAGCGTCAAAACCGCCGAAGGCGACCTGTTCGAGATCGACACCGCCCTGCGCCCCAACGGCAACTCCGGCATGCTGGTCACCACGCTGAACGCCTACGCCAGTTACCAGGAAGGCCGGGGCAGCAACACCGCCTGGACCTGGGAGCACCAGGCCATGACCCGCGCCCGCTATGTGCTGGGTCCGGACGACATGCACCAGCGCTTTGACGCCGTGCGGCAAAACGTCATCACCGCGCCGCGCGACCTGCCCGCCCTGCAGGCCGAGATCGTGGCCATGCGCAACAAGGTCCGCGCCGCCCACCCGGTGCGCGGTGACAACTTTGACGTGAAACACAGCACCGGCGCCATGGTGGATGCCGAATTTGCCGTGCAGTACCTGGTGTTGGCCCACGCCGCCCAGCACCCCACGCTGCAAGACAACGTGGGCAACATCGCCCTGCTGCAACGCGCCGAAGCCTGCGGCCTGCTGCCCCCCGGCGTGGGCGAGGCCGCCGCCAACGCCTACCGCGAACTGCGCAAAGCCCAGCACCAGGCCCGCCTGAACGAAGCCCCCACCCAGGTCGCCCCGCCGCTGCTGCAAAACGAGCGCGAAGCGGTGCTGGCGCTGTGGAAAGTCGTGTTTGGATAG
- the ttgI gene encoding toluene efflux pump outer membrane protein TtgI has translation MPLPRWPLLCLLPLWLAACAIAPPPTTVPALAAAQWTAPLPHQGNIGDLSDWWQRLDDPLLVALIAAAQDASPTVASAATRIAQARATAVGAGAALGPTLDASASASRGRSQPAVPIATTAQGGLQAAWEIDLFGTNRAAANAAQARQQGAQAQWHDARVAVAAEVASQYVTVRACALLRGLAGEDAKSRQETARLSGLSTRAGFTAPAVDALARASAAEANNRVVQQLAQCDVFLKAMVALTGLPEADLAQKLASAPMPPAEPALFSIASIPAQALAQRPDIYSAERDVAAASFDVGNAQGQRYPRLTLNGSIGALAYRAGSTSENFGTWSIGPLAVSVPLFDGGRRSADVEAAQARYTEAVAVYRAKVRQAVREVEEALVNLRSADDRNADTEVAAQGYQASFTATQARYSAGLASLPELEDARRTALTAYTNAIALQRERLLAWISLYRAVGGGWTGPQ, from the coding sequence ATGCCTCTGCCCCGCTGGCCACTTCTGTGCCTCCTGCCCCTGTGGCTGGCTGCTTGCGCCATTGCACCGCCCCCCACCACCGTGCCTGCCCTGGCCGCCGCGCAATGGACGGCACCGCTGCCGCACCAGGGCAACATAGGGGATTTATCGGACTGGTGGCAGCGGCTGGACGATCCGCTGCTGGTGGCGCTGATCGCGGCGGCGCAGGATGCCAGCCCCACGGTGGCCTCGGCGGCTACACGTATTGCCCAGGCGCGGGCCACGGCGGTGGGCGCGGGTGCGGCGCTGGGGCCGACGCTGGATGCCTCGGCCAGCGCCAGCCGGGGCCGCTCGCAGCCCGCTGTGCCCATTGCCACCACGGCGCAGGGCGGCTTGCAGGCGGCGTGGGAGATCGACCTGTTTGGCACCAACCGGGCCGCGGCCAACGCCGCCCAGGCACGCCAGCAGGGGGCCCAGGCCCAGTGGCACGACGCGCGGGTGGCGGTGGCCGCCGAGGTGGCCAGCCAGTACGTCACCGTGCGGGCCTGCGCCCTGCTGCGCGGGCTGGCGGGGGAGGACGCGAAATCGCGCCAGGAAACGGCCCGCCTGTCGGGCTTGAGCACCCGCGCCGGATTTACCGCCCCGGCGGTGGATGCGCTGGCCCGTGCCAGTGCCGCCGAGGCGAACAACCGCGTGGTGCAGCAACTGGCGCAGTGCGATGTGTTCCTGAAAGCCATGGTCGCCCTGACCGGCCTGCCCGAGGCAGATTTGGCACAAAAACTGGCCTCTGCGCCCATGCCACCAGCAGAACCAGCTCTTTTTTCCATAGCATCCATCCCCGCGCAGGCCCTGGCCCAGCGGCCCGACATCTACAGCGCCGAGCGCGACGTGGCCGCCGCAAGCTTCGACGTGGGCAACGCCCAGGGCCAGCGCTACCCCCGGCTCACTTTGAATGGCTCCATCGGCGCACTGGCCTACCGGGCGGGCTCCACCAGCGAAAACTTCGGCACCTGGTCCATCGGCCCGCTGGCGGTGTCGGTGCCCTTGTTCGACGGCGGGCGGCGCAGCGCCGATGTGGAGGCCGCCCAGGCCCGCTACACCGAGGCCGTGGCCGTGTACCGCGCCAAGGTGCGCCAGGCCGTGCGCGAGGTGGAAGAAGCCCTGGTCAACCTGCGCAGTGCCGATGACCGCAACGCCGACACCGAGGTGGCCGCCCAGGGCTACCAGGCCTCGTTCACTGCCACGCAGGCCCGTTACAGCGCCGGCCTGGCCAGCCTGCCCGAGCTGGAAGATGCGCGCCGCACCGCGCTCACCGCCTACACCAATGCCATTGCCCTGCAGCGCGAACGCCTGCTGGCCTGGATCAGCCTGTACCGCGCCGTAGGCGGCGGCTGGACCGGCCCCCAGTAA
- the mdtA_5 gene encoding multidrug resistance protein MdtA, translated as MPKNAIYSVAALALSISAIGLFSLNSQAADEAKAAAPKPALTVTTVQPQRSPWAVQLSANGNVAAWQEASIGSEASGLRLLEVRANVGDVVRAGQVLATFAAESVQADVAQAQANLLEAQANAQDASGNAARARTLQATGALSEQQITQYQTTEQVAKARVAAAKATLAVQQQRLRHTQVRAPDFGVISARSATVGAVLGSGTELFRMVRQGRLEWRAEVTAAELERIKVGTIAQVRTAQGTPVQGKVRMVAPTVDPQTRMGLVYVDLPASSLKPGMFASGAFALGQTTALTVPQTAVVVRDAFSFVYRVGKDQRVAQVKVQTGRQLGDRLEITSALEPDAVLVASGAGFLNDGDRVRVVQDSKPNVPPALVAPAQAASK; from the coding sequence ATGCCAAAAAATGCTATTTATTCCGTAGCTGCTCTCGCCCTGTCCATCAGCGCTATCGGCCTTTTTTCCTTGAATTCCCAGGCGGCAGACGAGGCCAAGGCCGCCGCACCCAAGCCCGCCCTCACCGTCACCACCGTGCAGCCGCAGCGCAGCCCCTGGGCGGTGCAGCTCAGCGCCAACGGCAACGTGGCCGCCTGGCAAGAGGCCAGCATCGGCAGCGAGGCCAGCGGCCTGCGCCTGCTGGAGGTGCGCGCCAACGTGGGCGATGTGGTGCGCGCCGGCCAGGTGCTGGCCACGTTTGCGGCCGAGAGCGTGCAGGCCGATGTGGCCCAGGCCCAGGCCAACCTGCTTGAGGCCCAAGCCAATGCCCAGGATGCCAGCGGCAACGCCGCCCGCGCCCGCACGCTGCAGGCCACCGGGGCCTTGAGCGAGCAGCAGATCACCCAGTACCAGACGACCGAGCAGGTAGCCAAGGCCCGCGTGGCCGCCGCCAAGGCCACGCTGGCCGTGCAGCAGCAGCGCCTGCGGCACACCCAGGTGCGCGCCCCCGACTTTGGGGTCATCAGCGCCCGCAGCGCCACCGTGGGCGCGGTGCTGGGCAGCGGCACCGAGCTGTTCCGTATGGTGCGCCAGGGGCGGCTGGAGTGGCGCGCTGAAGTCACCGCCGCCGAGCTGGAGCGCATCAAGGTAGGCACCATCGCCCAGGTGCGCACCGCCCAGGGTACGCCGGTGCAGGGCAAGGTGCGCATGGTGGCCCCCACGGTAGACCCGCAAACCCGCATGGGGCTGGTGTATGTGGATTTGCCAGCGTCCAGCCTCAAGCCGGGGATGTTTGCCAGTGGTGCATTCGCACTGGGCCAAACCACCGCGCTGACCGTGCCGCAAACCGCCGTGGTGGTGCGCGATGCCTTCAGCTTTGTTTACCGCGTGGGCAAAGACCAGCGCGTGGCCCAGGTCAAGGTGCAAACCGGGCGGCAACTGGGCGACCGGCTGGAGATCACCAGCGCGCTGGAGCCAGATGCCGTACTGGTCGCCAGCGGCGCGGGTTTCCTGAACGACGGCGACCGGGTGCGCGTGGTGCAGGATTCCAAGCCCAATGTGCCGCCTGCGCTTGTAGCACCAGCACAAGCAGCTAGCAAATAA